In Halichondria panicea chromosome 17, odHalPani1.1, whole genome shotgun sequence, a single window of DNA contains:
- the LOC135350791 gene encoding serine/threonine-protein kinase TNNI3K-like isoform X2, which yields MAEMSEVDLDALVVQVEGLGLEENKVGSGAYGIVFKVTVNGKKCIAKKLHNILLQADNYYPHAPTQQREFIVRKFRKECCILKSLDDPNVVSFEGVHYGHDKNDISLIMERLHSDLADFVKKNPSTNLATRIHILYDVSKGLRYLHSLTPPLIHRDLTAPNILLTEDLTAKIGDLGVSRYVDPTVPTILSTNPGHLFYMSPESQEENPVYTTKLDIFSFGNLIIHTVIGDLPKVYRISASDPNEALYKREGKIELMRRNTSVHVKMGEDHTLYPLVVRCLHDQPEQRPAVEEVSSSLRELCHRHPRMSFLEACKAGNVGVVQELLDGGADPNQADENNRTVVRWASYNGHDEVVRVLIRAGANVNTLDKWRQSPLYAASFYGHQKCVQLLLEAGAIVDVQIEVFSWRILENSEN from the exons ATGGCTGAAATGTCTGAAGTGGATCTGGATGCTCTAGTGGTCCAGGTTGAGGGACTGGGCCTGGAAGAAAACAAAGTGGGCTCTGGGGCCTATGGAATAGTCTTCAAAGTCACAGTCAACGGAAAAAAGTGTATTGCAAAGAAACTTCACAATATCTTGCTCCAAGCTGACAACTACTACCCTCATGCCCCCACTCAGCAGAGGGAGTTCATTGTGAGAAAATTCCGCAAGGAGTGTTGCATTCTGAAGAGTTTGGATGATCCCAACGTGGTCAGCTTTGAGGGAGTCCATTACGGCCATGACAAGAACGACATCAGTCTGATAATGGAGAGGCTTCATTCTGACCTGGCCGACTTTGTCAAGAAGAATCCCAGCACAAACCTTGCCACTAGAATCCACATTCTGTACGATGTATCTAAGGGCCTTCGCTACCTTCACTCtctgacccctcccctcatCCACCGAGATCTCACTGCTCCCAACATCCTGCTCACTGAGGACCTCACTGCCAAAATCGGAGACCTGGGCGTGTCCAGGTATGTGGATCCAACAGTGCCCACCATCTTGTCCACTAATCCGGGACACCTCTTCTACATGTCTCCGGAAAGCCAGGAAGAGAATCCCGTTTACACCACCAAGCTGGACATCTTCTCTTTCGGCAATCTCATCATCCACACCGTCATCGGGGACTTGCCTAAGGTGTACAGAATTTCAGCCAGTGATCCCAATGAAGCATTGTACAAGCGTGAGGGGAAAATAGAGCTGATGAGAAGAAACACATCCGTCCATGTTAAAATGGGGGAGGATCACACTCTTTATCCTCTCGTTGTTCGTTGCCTCCACGACCAACCCGAGCAGAGACCAGCAGTTGAGGAAGTGAGCAGCTCACTCAGAGAGCTGTGTCACAGGCACCCCAGAATG TCATTCCTGGAAGCTTGTAAGGCTggtaatgtgggtgtggttcaggAGCTACTGGACGGTGGGGCTGATCCCAACCAGGCGGATGAG AATAACAGAACTGTTGTTCGCTGGGCCAGTtacaatggacatgatgaggtggtgagggtcctTATTCGAGCTGGAGCTAATGTCAACACTCTAGACAAG TGGAGACAGTCCCCTCTCTACGCAGCAAGTTTCTATGGTCACCAGAAGTGTGTGCAGCTCTTACTTGAAGCTGGGGCCATTGTTGATGTACAAATTGAG GTATTTTCATGGAGGATTCTCGAaaatagcgaaaattaa